The Streptomyces puniciscabiei genomic interval ACCGCCGCGCCGGCCGCCACGGGATCCGACCTGACGGCGCTGACCGGCGACTACACGATCGACCCGGCGCACACCACGATCGGTTTCGTGGCGCGCCACGCGATGGTCACCAACGTCAAGGGCGCCTTCCACGACTTCACCGGCACGCTGCACCTGGACGGGGCCGACCCCACCAGGTCCACGGCCACGCTCGACGTCCGGATGGAGAGCATCGACACCGGCAACGCCGACCGGGACGGCCACCTGAAGTCGTCCGACTTCTTCAAGACCGACGAGTTTCCGGTCATGACCTTCCGCTCCACCAAGGCGGAAGCCCTGGGCGGCGACGACTACCGCATCACCGGCGAGCTCTCCCTCCTCGGCGTGACCAGGGAGATCACCATCGACCTGGAGTTCAACGGCGCCGCCAAGGACCCGTTCGGCAACGAGCGCGTCGGCTTCGAGGGCAAGGCCGAGATCCTGCGCTCCGAGTGGGGCCTCACCTGGAACGCGGCGCTGGAGACCGGCGGGATGCTCGTCTCCGACAAGATCAAGCTGAACTTCGACATCTCGGCGATCAAGAACGCGTGACCCCACGCGGTTCGTCCTGCCTGGTGGGCTGCGGCCGGCGGACGGTACGCCCGCCGGTACGGCCCCTGACCGGCAGGAGCCACCACGCCACCGCGACGGACAGCGCCGCGCCCACGGCTATCGCGGCGAGACGGGTCGGCAGCAGACTCGCCGCGTCCTGGCCGAAGTAGCCGAGGAGCAGGGACAGGGCGGTCGTCATTCCGGCCGCCCAGTAGGCGTAGTTGAGCGGGCGCAGCCACAGGGCGACGGCGAGGATCGCGAACATCACCGCCACCGACGCCCGGCCGGTGATGCCCGCGGCCGCCACGCCGGTGGCCAGCAGCGTGCCCACGGACGCCCCGGCGAAGCGCTCGACCCCCTTGCGCAGCACGTCCCTTCGCCCCCGGTTGCCGCTCGCCGCGACGTACACCGTGAGGACCGCCCACGGCCAGTGGCCGTCGAACAGGAACCGGCCGAGCACGAACGCCGCGGCCACGGCCAGCGCCATCTGGACGGCCATCCGGGTGCTGGGACGGGGGCGCAGGGACGAGACCCCGCGCGGCGCGGACGGTGCGGGCGGCGCGGGCTCGGGGCGCCAGGGGCCGTACCGGTCGCCTAGGGCCTGGACCAGCCAGACGCAGGTGCACGCCAGCACGCCGATCACCGCCGACCACCACCAGCTCACCAGGC includes:
- a CDS encoding YceI family protein, whose translation is MGIFSRKDSTTATTAAPAATGSDLTALTGDYTIDPAHTTIGFVARHAMVTNVKGAFHDFTGTLHLDGADPTRSTATLDVRMESIDTGNADRDGHLKSSDFFKTDEFPVMTFRSTKAEALGGDDYRITGELSLLGVTREITIDLEFNGAAKDPFGNERVGFEGKAEILRSEWGLTWNAALETGGMLVSDKIKLNFDISAIKNA
- a CDS encoding FUSC family protein; its protein translation is MTAVLLCWGAALWLEGAARLHTDVLVLAVALSLTLSSTQRTASTRRRLAALVLLPVTAAGAQFLGRLLMHHYALGAAVFTVGISLCIWIRRYGPAAARAGTLMTLPFVALLVVPGPALPPAAESGLVSWWWSAVIGVLACTCVWLVQALGDRYGPWRPEPAPPAPSAPRGVSSLRPRPSTRMAVQMALAVAAAFVLGRFLFDGHWPWAVLTVYVAASGNRGRRDVLRKGVERFAGASVGTLLATGVAAAGITGRASVAVMFAILAVALWLRPLNYAYWAAGMTTALSLLLGYFGQDAASLLPTRLAAIAVGAALSVAVAWWLLPVRGRTGGRTVRRPQPTRQDEPRGVTRS